From a region of the Zingiber officinale cultivar Zhangliang chromosome 4B, Zo_v1.1, whole genome shotgun sequence genome:
- the LOC121976070 gene encoding acyl transferase 4-like, giving the protein MSMASCRVTKVREELLVPFEPTPCATLPLSSIDHSLGLDFMVEMISVYPYNNREPRRGGVILPAAKVIREALAKALVPYYPVAGRLVSYGDRMEVVCNGEGVWFVEAAVTDRSLNDWEAIPRSVVKEELLPSCPAHLNQQEMILMMQVNHFQCAGFVVGLKFNHLVFDGIGVGQFLKAIGEIACGQTHPSGINQIWYRETIPASPLMHSKSSLSLLPAKFDIVNSMYDFSIQTIERLKEKISKETSNQFTTFEVVAAIIWKCRTRAISAIGDVCLIVPANIRHLLFQLPKAGYYGNCFYPLTITATDEQIMKTSLAELVGLIKDAKESLPTKFKEWASGNFKEDPYQISISYNILVLSDWRWIEFYETDYGWGMPNSISPKTHDCSFPCGVILKQPLPKDGVRLEGQVVMKEHEQRFIDEINKCINE; this is encoded by the exons ATGAGCATGGCGTCTTGTAGGGTGACGAAGGTGCGGGAGGAGCTCCTAGTACCATTCGAGCCCACGCCGTGCGCCACGCTCCCTCTGTCTTCCATCGACCACTCCCTGGGGTTGGACTTTATGGTAGAGATGATCTCCGTGTATCCATACAATAACCGCGAGCCCCGTCGTGGTGGCGTGATATTACCGGCGGCGAAGGTCATCCGGGAAGCCTTGGCCAAGGCTCTTGTCCCGTACTACCCCGTAGCAGGCCGCCTTGTCTCCTATGGCGACCGCATGGAGGTGGTCTGCAATGGCGAGGGCGTATGGTTTGTGGAGGCGGCGGTGACAGATCGCAGCCTGAATGACTGGGAGGCGATCCCCCGTAGCGTGGTGAAAGAGGAGCTGCTTCCGAGTTGTCCCGCTCATCTGAATCAACAAGAAATGATACTGATGATGCAG GTGAACCATTTTCAATGTGCTGGATTTGTTGTTGGACTCAAATTCAATCACTTGGTGTTTGATGGCATCGGCGTTGGACAATTCTTAAAAGCCATCGGCGAGATTGCTTGTGGTCAAACTCATCCCTCGGGTATCAATCAAATCTGGTATAGAGAGACGATTCCCGCCTCTCCATTAATGCACTCAAAGTCATCACTTTCACTTCTCCCAGCCAAGTTTGACATTGTGAATTCCATGTATGATTTCTCGATTCAAACCATCGAAAGATTGAAGGAAAAAATCTCAAAAGAGACATCCAATCAATTCACCACCTTTGAGGTCGTCGCTGCAATTATATGGAAATGTCGAACACGGGCAATCAGTGCCATTGGAGATGTGTGCCTCATCGTTCCTGCTAATATTCGTCATTTATTGTTCCAACTGCCAAAGGCCGGCTATTATGGAAATTGTTTCTATCCCTTAACTATCACAGCGACAGATGAGCAAATCATGAAGACATCACTTGCAGAATTAGTCGGGCTCATTAAAGATGCTAAAGAAAGTTTACCAACAAAGTTTAAGGAATGGGCTTCAGGCAACTTCAAGGAAGATCCATATCAGATTTCAATTAGCTACAATATTTTGGTTTTGTCAGATTGGAGATGGATAGAGTTTTATGAAACAGACTATGGATGGGGAATGCCCAACTCTATTTCCCCTAAAACGCATGACTGTTCCTTCCCTTGTGGCGTCATTCTAAAGCAGCCTTTGCCTAAGGACGGTGTGCGTTTGGAAGGACAAGTGGTCATGAAGGAGCATGAGCAAAGGTTTATTGATGAAATCAACAAATGTATAAATGAGTAG